One window from the genome of Choloepus didactylus isolate mChoDid1 chromosome 2, mChoDid1.pri, whole genome shotgun sequence encodes:
- the LOC119526333 gene encoding LOW QUALITY PROTEIN: ATP synthase subunit alpha, mitochondrial-like (The sequence of the model RefSeq protein was modified relative to this genomic sequence to represent the inferred CDS: substituted 1 base at 1 genomic stop codon) — MLSVRVAVALARSLPRWAGLVSKNVLGSSFIATRNLHASNTCLQKAGTAEVSSILEERILGADTSVELEETGRVLSIGDGIAQVHGLRNVQAEEMVEFSSGLKGMSLNLEPDNVGVVVFGNDKLIKEGDIVKRTGAIVDVPVGEELLGLVVDALSNAIDGKGPIGSKTRRXVGLKAPGIIPRISVREPMQTVIKAVDSLVPIGHGQRELIIGDQQTGKTSIAIDSIINQKRFNDGTDEKKKLYCIYVAIGQKRSTVAQLVKRLTDADAMKYTIVVSATASDAAPLQYLAPYSGCSMGEYFRDNGKHALIIYDDLSKQAVAYRQMSLLLRRPPGREAYPGDVFYLHSRLLERAAKMNDAFGGGSLTALPVIETQAGDVSTYIPTNVISITDGQIFLETELFYKGIRPAINVGLSVSRVGSAAQTRAMKQVAGTMKPELAQYREVAAFAQFGSDLDAATQQLLSHGVRLTELLKQGQYSPMAIEEQVAVIYAGVRGYLDKLEPSKITKFEQAFLSHVISQHQTLLNTIRADGKISEESDAKLKEIVTKFLAGFEA, encoded by the coding sequence ATGCTGTCCGTGCGCGTCGCTGTGGCCTTGGCCCGCTCCCTCCCTCGGTGGGCCGGGCTGGTCTCCAAAAATGTTTTGGGATCATCCTTCATTGCCACAAGGAACCTCCATGCCTCTAACACTTGTCTTCAGAAGGCTGGTACTGCTGAGGTGTCCTCTATACTTGAAGAGCGTATTCTTGGAGCTGATACTTCGGTTGAACTTGAGGAAACTGGGCGTGTCTTAAGTATTGGTGATGGTATTGCCCAAGTACATGGGCTTAGAAATGTTCAAGCAGAAGAAATGGTAGAGTTTTCTTCAGGCTTAAAGGGTATGTCTCTGAACTTGGAACCTGACAATGTTGGTGTTGTCGTGTTTGGAAATGATAAACTAATTAAGGAAGGAGATATTGTGAAGAGGACAGGAGCCATTGTGGATGTTCCAGTTGGCGAGGAACTGTTGGGTCTTGTAGTAGATGCCCTCAGTAATGCCATTGATGGAAAGGGTCCAATTGGTTCCAAGACCCGCAGGTGAGTTGGTCTGAAAGCTCCTGGAATCATTCCTAGAATCTCTGTGCGTGAACCAATGCAGACTGTCATTAAGGCTGTGGATAGCTTGGTGCCAATTGGTCATGGTCAGCGTGAGCTGATTATTGGTGACCAACAGACTGGCAAAACTTCCATTGCTATTGACTCGATCATTAACCAGAAACGTTTCAATGATGGAACTGATGAAAAGAAGAAGCTATACTGTATCTATGTTGCTATTGGTCAAAAGAGATCCACTGTGGCCCAGTTGGTGAAGAGACTTACAGATGCAGATGCCATGAAGTACACCATTGTGGTTTCAGCTACTGCTTCTGATGCTGCCCCACTTCAGTACCTGGCTCCTTATTCTGGCTGTTCTATGGGAGAATATTTTAGGGATAATGGCAAACATGCTTTGATTATCTATGATGACTTATCCAAACAGGCTGTTGCTTACCGTCAGATGTCTCTGTTGCTCCGCCGACCCCCTGGTCGTGAGGCCTATCCTGGTGACGTGTTCTACCTACACTCCCGTCTGCTGGAGAGAGCAGCCAAAATGAACGATGCTTTTGGTGGTGGCTCCTTGACTGCTTTACCAGTCATAGAAACACAAGCTGGTGATGTGTCCACTTACATTCCAACAAATGTCATTTCTATCACTGACGGACAGATCTTCCTGGAAACAGAATTGTTCTACAAAGGTATTCGCCCTGCCATTAACGTTGGTTTATCTGTTTCCCGTGTCGGGTCTGCAGCCCAAACCAGGGCCATGAAACAGGTGGCAGGTACCATGAAGCCGGAATTGGCTCAGTATCGTGAGGTTGCTGCTTTTGCCCAGTTCGGTTCTGACCTTGATGCTGCCACACAACAACTCTTGAGTCATGGTGTACGTCTGACTGAGTTGTTGAAGCAGGGACAGTATTCTCCGATGGCTATTGAAGAACAAGTGGCTGTCATTTATGCTGGTGTAAGGGGTTATCTTGATAAATTGGAGCCCAGCAAGATCACAAAGTTTGAGCAGGCTTTCTTGTCTCATGTTATAAGCCAGCACCAAACCTTGTTGAACACTATCAGGGCTGATGGAAAGATCTCAGAAGAGTCAGATGCAAAGCTGAAAGAGATTGTAACAAAATTTTTGGCTGGATTTGAAGCTTAA